ATCTCGCCAACGCTCACTCCATTGTTCTGCATTTCGGCGGCAGGGGTAACATCAGGCAGGTGCTTGTTCGCTTTTACAAAGGATTCCACCTCGGTAAGCGGGCGGAGGTTGTAGCCGTTCTCAAAGACAAAGTCGGCACCGCTGGTATTTACGGTAATCTCGTCGGCGCGTACCTTACCGGCAACGTCGAGCTTATAGGTTGAGTTGGCTTGGGTGGTTTTGCCGATAAGGACGTTATTGTTTACTTCATTTATCGAACAGAACGAGTTAAGCAACCCCTCGTAAGGGGCAGTTGCTTCTGGATGTATAAAAAACAACTCGGATAGGCCAAATCTCCCTCCATCGCCAGTACCCTCGTAAAAGGTAAATCGCAATTTTGTAAAAATTCCATATAAAGACGCATAAAAGTCATAATTACCATAATCTGTATTAGAATAGTCAGCAATGGTAACCCACGCATTATTGTTGTACATCTGATATCCTTCAATTTTAAATCTTCGCGCAGGCCAGTATCTTGTTGTCCATCCTACCCATGCCCCTGCTTGTGTATGATAACCTGGCAAATTCTCAATGGTAATAACTGTAGGATTTGAAGCACTAATCCCAGTTGAAGAATAGGATGGGACAAATCGACCATCAAATAAGGTATTCAAATCAACTAAACCTGTACCACTCTGAGTTACAGAATATCGTTTGGTTGAGTTGAAAAGTAGGTTGTTTTCCAAACCTACAGGATTCCTATTGGTGCTAATAACCTGCGAATGGCAGTTGATTGCCATTACGAGCAAGACAATACTTACCAGTACGGATGTTTTATTTGTAGATAGTTTCATACCCCGATTATTTATCTTTTAAGGTTTGTATTTCAGTATTCATTTTTGTAATCTGCTGTTGCTGTTTCTCAATTATCTTCTTCTGTTCGATCAAATACAGCGTCAGCTCCTCCACCTTCTGCAGCAGTTTGGCGTTCATTTCGCCAATGCTCACGCCATTTTGCGCTACCTCTTTTTCTGTTGGTATTTCGGGCAGATGGCCGTTGGTGCTAATAAACTGCTCTACCTCCGATAAGGGCTTTAGTTGGTAGTCGGGCTTAAAGACGAAGTCGGCCCAGCCGCTCTCCACCTTTACCTCCTTGGCGCGGATGGTGCCGTTGACATCGAGTTTATTGGTTGGTGTCATTGTGTTTACACCTATGTTTCCTTGTGGCGAAACAAATAAATGGTTAGCACCAATTATTGTTCCACCAGAAAAATCATCAAGAAAGTTAAGGTGCAGCGTATTATTGGTATAATGAACAAGAGCCCTCGCAGAACCAGGATTTCCTCGATCTGCACTTGGAGCACTTAGTTTTAAATCAGAGCCAAGAAAATGTGCTACACCTCCAACTACTAAACTATATTGAGGGTTGGATACTCCTATTCCAACATTTCCTGTTTGTAGATTCACCATTAAGTAATTACTACCAAGAGACGGATTGCCAATAATCACCTTTCTCGTAGAGAGACTGCTATTCGTTTTGTTATATCCTGCAATATAAATAGCAGTAGTATCCCAGCCTCTATAGGTTCCGATTAGGTCATAGCCACGATTTAGATCTACACTTCGCAATACATTATCCCAGCCATCCTTAATGGTTATTCTCGACCCAACTAATTCCTGAGAATAAGTAGCTATAGATATAATGCATAGAGATATGGTTACGATACAAGTTTTTCTCATTTCTTATTGCTTTTATTTCTTTTTAGGTTGTTCTCTTTTTTCAGCTTGTCGACTTCCTTTTTTAAGTCAATCACATACAGCGTCAGCTCCTCCACCTTTTGCAGCAGCTTGGCGTTCATTTCGCCAAGGCTCACGCCATTCTGCTCCACCTCTTTCGTGGTGGGGATTTCTGGTAGATGGCCGTTGGTGCTAATAAACTGCTCTACCTCGGCAAGAGGCCTAAGCTGGTAGTCGGGCTTAAAGACGAAATCGGCCCAGCCGCTCTCCACCTTCACTTCCTTGGCACGGATGGTGCCGTTAACGTCAAGCTTATTGGTCGGGTTTTCGGTGCCAATACCTACATTACCATTGCTGTTCATGAAAAAATTCATATTCCCCCCAGTAAATAGTTTTATTCCACCATAGCCGGATAGTGCAAATAGGGGTGATCCAGGTAGTTTGGTATCCCAATACCATTTATAGCCATAATGAGGCATATCTTTACCATCGTAAGTAAAATGATCAGATAAGCTGCATCCAAAAGAGTTCCCAAATCCAAAGTGAACACTTCCTGTCAAAACAACTAAGTCACCGTTAGAATCCTGAACAACTACTTTGCGCCAAGCCTCCCATGGGGTATTGTACGAGGGGGCTGTTCTGTAGTATATCCCTCCATCGTTAAAGTTAAGCTGATGGAACTTGTTTCCAGAATTGTCGGGAATCCAAGGTGCAATGGTAAGCAACCCAGAATACCCTCCCTCCCCAGGAACGCCTACGGCTGCTCTTGCCTTAAATTCGAATCTTGCCTCCTGCGAGTATCCCGATGGAAGCGTGTTGGCAACTCGAGTGTCGGCGATGCTAAGCTTTGCGGCCACCTGCGCTTGTGCATAGTGCGCGATAAGTAGTATTGCCAGTAATGGAATAGTTCTTTTCATTTATTTCTGATTTTATGCTGATTTATTTTTATTACCCGGTTTCTACCGCTTGACTTTTGATGAAATTGCCTGATCAACCTTTCGCTTAAGAGCTCTGTTCTCCTTCGAGAGCTGGTCTATTTTCTTACTCTGATCAATCAGGTACAGCGTCAGCTCCTCCACCTTTTGCAGCAGCTTGGCGTTCATTTCTCCAAGGTTAACGCCATTCTGTTCCACCTCTTTCGTTGTAGGAATTTCTGGTAAATGGCCGTTGGTGGTTATAAACTGCTCTACCTCTGCTAGGGGCTTTAGCTGGTAGTCGGGCTTAAAGACGAAGTCGGCCCAGCCGCTCTCCACCTTTACCTCCTTGGCACGGATGGTGCCGTTAACGTCGAGAAGATTCTGAGGGTTAGAGGTGCCAATGCCAACGTTGCCATTATCCTTTATTCTTAACCTCTCGATAGAGTTATCTGCGTTTGAATTGGTAATTAATGAAACGGTATAGAAGGCCAAATCGCTGCCCTGAGCCAGCCAACCACAACAGTGGTTTGTTCTTTCTGCAACTATTTTGGCAGCTATTGCATTAGGAGCAACATCGCGATAGCCATAGAATTTTATGCTATAGTTTCCTCCATCGAGCCCCATTGGGTCGTTGGGTCGTCCAATAAGCAATCCTCCACCTTCTCCCGCTCCTACATTTAAGCTCCCATTTGCATCTTCGATGGCTAGCTTGCACCAAGCCTCCCATGGGGTATTGTACGAGGGGGCTGTTCTATAGTATATTCCCCCATCGTTAAAGTTTAGCTGATGAAACTTGTTTCCAGAATTGTCGGGGGTCCAAGGTGCAATGGTTAGCATCCCAGAATAGTAACCTTCTCCTGGAACTCCAACGACATTTCTTGCCTTAAACTCGAATCTTGCCTCCTGTGAGTATCCCGATGGAAGCGTGTTGGCATCTCGTGTGTCGGCGATGCTAAGCTTTGCTGCCACCTGCGCTTGTGCGCAATGCGCGATAAGTAGTATTGCCAGTATTGGAATCGCTCTTTTCATTTATTTCTGATTTTATGCTGATTTATTATTATTACCCAATTACTACCGCTTGATTCTTGATGAAATTGCCTTATCAACCTTTTGCTTAAGAGTTCTGTTCTCCTTCGAAAGCTGGTCTATTTTCTTACTCTGATCGATCAGGTACAGCGTTAGCTCCTCCACCTTCTGCAGCAGCTTGGCGTTCATGTCGGCAACATTTAGCCCCTTATCCTTTACCTCCTGCTCCGATGGCATATCGGGTAGGTGGCTATTATCGGTAATAAAGGTTTCCACCTCCGACAGCGGCTTGAGCCTATAGGCAGGCTGAAAAACGTAGTCGGGCCACGAGGTTACGTTATCCACCGTTACCTTATCGGTACGGATACCTCCGTTTACAAATAGCTTATGGGTTTTATCGCTAACCGCATTTGAGGTGTTAGACCCTATAAAAGTTCGACCACCACCTAGACCAATTCTTATATCGCCACTGGATTCAAGATTTAGGTAAAGGGTATTGTTAACGCCTGTAGGGTAGGAGTCTACAACTAGGTAGCCATGTCCAGAACCGCCTCGCAGCCTTCCTGATTGCTGACCTCCTATATACACCCATTCGTTGTAGGCATTTCCTAGTATTGCGGATGCAAGAGTTCCATCATCCAGCAGCTTGCTATCGCTTACATGCAGCGGAACTCTGGGATCGGCAGGTCCAATACCAATATTCCCGGTAAAGCGGTTAGTGCCCCGCGTAGCCAGCTCGTACCATTGCGAGCCATAGCTGGCATCTAAATTACCGGTTGCTATCTTTCTAAAGAAAAGCCTGTCGTTTTCGCTGTAGCTGGAGGCAATTTGCAGCTGGTGGTTGTTCGTACTTTCCGAATGCCTTAGCACAAGAAGGTGATTCCATTGGTGCGTGTTATCGGAAACTTTACCCAAGAATTGCCCCTGTTGCTGATACATTCCGGAAGGAATTGGCCCATTAAAACCTGTAACGTATTGCTCTACTCCATTCCCTAATTGTTGGGCATTTAGCGCTGTTGCAGAAATACAGCAAAGGAAAAGCACAAGTATCGACTTCTTTTTCATCATAATTTTTTATTGTAATTATCCTTCAAAAGTAGCATTTATATATTTCAAAAAAGCCCGAAGCAGAAGATAGCCATGCGGGATAAAGCACAGGCAAAGCGGCGGAATACTTTCGCTGAGGCGTACTAGCATAGGCCTAGCGCTACTTCATTGGGCCTTCCTTTCGCAACAATCAGGAATCCCTGCCTATTCCTTTAGCTGCAGCTCCTAGTTTATGCCGATACCAACATCCATTTTCTCACTCTATACTACTTTCCCGTAGCTTAAAATGATAAAAAAGTAGTCTGGAACATAAAAAAAGCAGCTCCATTCCTTTAGAAAGGAGCTTCAGACATCAAAAAAGTAGTTTCAAACATCAAAAGCAATGCTGGTAGTATGCCGGCGAGGGTACAAACAACCTTTTTATTGTACCAGCAACAAAAAGGTTGTTCTAAAGTACTTTTTTGTACTCTGGAGTGACAGTTTTATTGTGGGTACAACTTTTTTTATGTTTCAACCTGCGGTTTTGTAGCTGCAACCCTCGGTTTTATTGTTTGTACCTGCACTTTTAATGTTTTTACCTGCTATGCCGAGGTTTGGGGCTTCGATAAGGTTGTTGAATACTTCGGCAATATCGCTACAAACAACGATCAGAATATTTTTTGGTTCATTGAGAAGAAAAAGTTCAAGAACTTCTTCTCGAATGACATTTCCCCCTATAAGTAATCAGCCGCTTGGTTTACACCAAACGGCTGATTTTCGTTTTATGCGGTCTGAGATCACTTCTTTTGTTAGACGGCATTGCAAATGCCGCCTGGCCTTACACGATGATGAGACTTTGCTCAGCAGGGGATAGTTTTATTCAAAATCACTAATTAACATTTCCAAAAAGCCGATTTCGGATTCCTTTTCTGGGATACCTCCCAAACACCATCGAAATCCATTTCTAATCCATTCTCGGAAATATAATACAATCCCTTCTTATAGCAGTGTAAAATAGTATCAAGCATTGAGTCAAGACTATCGTAAATGCTGACATATGTATCAAAATCTGGATTCCAGGGTTGAATACAATAAATTTTTTTTGTGCCAAATTCATACGCAAGATGATCTCCGTCCCCAGAAGAGCATAATGGGAACATTTTATTTTCTATAAACTGAAACAAATTATGTTCGTATAAAAAATTGACATCTTCTATACTATTTAAATAAAAACTAGAAAAGAAATAGAAATATTTAATAGATGTTTCATCATTTACGCTTGTGCCATCATGCCATTTATACAATGAAACAATTTCATCATCTACCTTTTCAATATTTAGATGATCTTTAACTACCTTCTCCAACTTGATGATATCAATCCCTGCATTAAAGTATCCCAAAACTGGGGCTTTCATTTTTTTTAGCCCCTCTTCAATTTGTGTTAATTTCTTCTCAATCATGACTATTACAATAAAAGTAAAAGTTCTAAAAATTCCATTGCTGGTGCTACAAATATAGGGAATACATGAGGTTCTGAAACAGGGGCCATTTTTAGATGTTTTGTTAAATCCGGTATAAGTACGACATGAAATATATCACCTGCTTTCATCCCCCTATAAAAAGAACTTAATGCCCCCCCTTGTATTCTTTGCTCCTCTACTCTTACACAATTTACAAAAGCTCCATATCCCCCTTCCTTTGTAGAGGCGTAAGGAAACTCGTCTCTCGAATATAATTTAGAACTACACATTTTCTTTCCTGTTGCTCTATAACGGTTTCTTTGAGTTTCTTTACCACCACCATTATATGTCAAAATACTCCATTCAGGATGAACACTTAAGGCTAATTCTGTATTCTTGTAAATTTCTGGAGTAATGGACTCATGAACAAAATATGTTGGTATTTGTCCTTCTAGATTTCCTCCCTGCAATGAAGCAGTCCATCCTGAAATATCTGAATTTGTTACATTACCCTGCCTAGGAACAAATTCATAATGTCCAGGAGTATACCCGGTTGTAATATACTGATGGCAAGTCCAATTGTCCTGTCTTATCCATGCATGGGTGTAACTACCTTCAACCCATACTATATCAACACCATTCGGACAACTAATGGTCGATCCTCCACCTGTTTCAGTTACTTCTCCAGCGGCACCCCCTCCATCTCCTCCAAAATCATAAAAATTGCATACTTCGTCCCAAGTGTACTCCTTCCCATTTTGATCATCTATATACCTACAGCCATCTCCATATTCTCCGTTCCAAACTGGCTTTAATCCATTTAAATCAAAAAATCCAATAGGATTACCCAGTGTCATGCAATATGGCGAAGCACCATAGGATTCCTCCGCCAACGGATCCATGCTGTGCCACCTCCCCAGCTCGTAGTCGTAGTAGCGGGCTCCGTAGTCCATCAGGTTCAGCGGCTGGGCGCCTACGTACGGGTTTTGCAGCTCCTTGCCCGTGTAAAGGTAGGGGTTTTTGTCGGCATTCATCACGCCGTGCGGCATGCCGTAGGGGTAGTAGTCGGTACTCTGCACCACCTGCACCTGCCCGGCTACGTTGGTGTAGGCCACGCGGGTGTTGCCCTGGTTGTCCTTCAGCAGGTACTGGTAGGTGCCGTTGGCTGTCACCATCCCCTCGTTGTGCAGCGCGTACTTCAGCGCCACAGCACCCGAGGCAGGCTTGGCGTATACCATGCTGCCGTGGTAGTAGGTGGTTGAGCCATCGGGATTAACGGTGGCCAGCCTTGTTCCGGTGGCATCGTAGAGGTTTCGCAGCACCGATGCCCCACTAGCTACCGTGCTTATCATGTTCAGCGTGTTGTAGGTAAAGTTCATCCCCTTGCGGCCATCTGTTATCATGTTGCCGTTGTCGTCGTAGGTGTAGCTGCCCGATTTGCTGCTGGTAACCGTGGCTAGCTGGTTGCCATTGTAGCTATAGCTGTAGCGGGTAGCGGCACCTGCGGCATCGGTGCGGTTAAGGGTAAGAATGTTACCGTTAAGATCGTAGGTGATATCCTTTTCCTCCAGCGAGGTGCCGCTGCTACCTCCCACAAAGTCGGAGGCGGTAAGGCGGTTCAGCGCGTCGTAGGTGTAGCCGTAGGTTTTCTTGGGCGCGGCTGTAGTGGCGCTGGTGCGGCTCTGCCAGGTGGCGCTGCTGATGTTGCCCGCGTACTGGGCGGCAGCGGTGGCTCCTGCTTCAGGCGTCTCGTAGGCCAACTTTAAGGCGAAGAGATCGCTACCTGCAGCGCTGTTGGGATCGTTAATCTGCGCTAGCCATCCCCTGATGTTGTAGGCATAGCGCTGGCTCTGGCTGGCATTGCCAATCAGCTTCTCCCTTACGTGCCCCAAATCGTCGTAGGTGTAGCTGGCTAGCGTGGTGGTGGCACCTCCGTTGTAGCTGGCGGCAAGGCTCTTCAGCACCCCGTTATCGTAGTAGCTGTAGGTGCGGAGCATCGTGGTGGTAATGGTTCCAAAGGTTTGAGTCTCCGTCACCTCCTGTAGCTGCCCGCGCCAGCCCAGTTTGCTCGATACAGTCATCTTAGCGGAGTTTCCAAGTATGGAGCCATCGCTTACTCCCTGTATTGCCTGCCCATCGGCATCGTAGTATATGGCCTTGGTGCTCCACGATGCTGTTTGGTATGGTATGTCATCAATGGTGCGCACCTTCACCTGCGTTATCCGGCCTAGCACCCTAGAGCTGCTGTCGGCGTAGGCCTTTGTCCTATCGAAGGTGGGTGCACCCGTAGGGTAATAGTCGTACCAAATGTAGCAGAGAGGTGTTAGCGTACCATCCGTGGTTGGCTTGGGATAGCTGGTGGTGGTATAGGCTACCCCACTCTCCTTATCGAACCATGCGTATCCTCCCGATTTGTAGGCTGCATCGATGCGCGCCTGCATGCTAGCCTGATCCGTCACGCTGTTGGCAAGCAAGCCAGATTCAATGTTGCGGTTGAGCTCGTCGTAACGGTAGTAGAGCCATTGCCCCTGCTTGCGCTGGTTACCATCCTGCACCGCTACCAGCCTATCACGGCCATCGTAAGCATAGTATATAGGAGCCATGCCAGGTGCCTTCTTTTTGATTAGTCGCCCATCATTGTCGTACTCGTAGTAGAAGGCAATGGCATCTAAAGTTGTTTGCGTATAGCCAATAGTGCTAGCCGAAAAACCTTCCACACCAACAAAATCAGGCTTTAAAGACAAACTACCAGCACCCATCACTACGTATGAGTTGCTATTTACACCTGTTAGATCGGTAGCACTGGTAACTTTTATGGCAGCGTCAGACATGCTGGCACTGTTACTTTCTGCATTAAACTTTGGAGGCAAAACCCATCTGAGCATACCGTAGTCGTCGTATACATACTGCGTAGTAGCATTTATTCCATTCGGATCTGCAATCGTACAAATGGTTCTACCCTGCAAATCCACATAGTGCCGAGACTTTCGTCCATCAGCATCGGTATTCTCACTCAAATAAAGCGTAGCCTCAGGGTAGTATCCCTTAGGAATAAGCGCTCCATCATCGTCCACCTTCCACATTCGAATTTGATTTGCGCTGTTGGCTCCAACTACATACTTAGCATAATCCTTAACAGTAGGATCAGGGGCAGCGGCCTGCCCGTTAGGATTACCCAGCCTTGTCTGTGAAACGGGTCGGCTTAACGGCGAACCATCGAACGTGATTTCGCTATAAGGTGTCTGCCCTGGATATAAAGATTGATAGAAGGAAGCCTGCTCAGTAAGGACTCCGCTGCGATAGCCACCTATTGCAGCATCCATGCTGGTGCTGTAGGGGAGGTATTGACGGTACTCCCTTCCCTGTGCATCGTATACATGGGGTTGCACCATATTTCGATACCCTCTGGGGGTGGCAATAGCCCCTATGCCTATTGTCTGTTCCAACTGGCCTAAACCGTTGAGATACTCAATAGTAGCACCCTGCTTCTGGGCAGGAAGATTCTGCAACTCCTGCAGCGTTTTTACCGAGTCAAGAGGAGCCTGGCTAATACGATAGTTCTTCCCGGATGTTGGTGATATAACCTGCTGAGCATATACATTCCCGCTAAAGAGAATGATCGCTATTGTAGAAATGAATATATTTTTCATTTATTTCTATTTTATTCAAGGATTAGATCTCCTGGATCAGTTTCAATATCAGTAACCTGTGTTACTTTTATAGTTGATAATTTATCGTGGTACCGAACATAAATATATCCCACCCTTGTTAGAGGAGTGTTTGTTGGAGTGCTGTATTGGGATATGTTAAATAGAAGCATTCCATTTTCTTTCCGAATATTTCTAAACCACGAATCACTTGAGTAAAGTGACCAACCTTCATAACTCGACAAGTCAAGAGAACATGCTTGCATTTTCCCATCAAAGAACAATTCAGCTGGTGGAATTGTACCACAATCCTGAGTGATTTCAAATGTCTTTATATCGCTGCCAGAAGATACAGTTACTTGTCCTTTAAGAGCCAATCCTTTATTTGCTAAACATGTAATAATGATACCATTATTCATTTTTTTTACTATAGCCCAATTGACGTTTGTGCTAGCATTCCATGACTCATTCCCTTTTATAATTGGAATGTATTGGGAGCCTCCTCCTTCTTTGAAGTGGAGAATACAACCTCTCACTTCGAATGCTGGTGCAAACAAGTTTGAAGTAGTTCCTGTTGATACCTGACCTGCTGAATGATTAAGTATTTGCCCTTTACTATTGGTAGTATATATGATATCCCCAGCATTGTTATATCTGTAATTAGTAACATCACCCAAATTGTCGGAAGTAGATTCTAATACCCCATTAATGTTCGAATTAAAGGTTCGGTAATTAACTCTTAATTTGTTGCTAGATACCATATCTCCAATCGACGATGTTATAATATCAGCCTTAGCATCATCACCACAATCATTAAAGTTGTAACTGCTATTTGATGCTAAATAATCAAGATAACCCGTATTAATATTTGTTGCCTGAATAATAGGCATCTTATATCTGTTCCAAATCATACTTGTTAGTAAACCATCTTTCCCTATTGACTCCTTCAAGGTTCCATCAGCATTATATGTATTCTTTGAAACAACCCTAAGTCTAGAATCAAATACTATCTTACAATTACAAGAATAGGTATCCTTTGAAATAGAAACAGAGATAGGCTTATAGTCTATTATCTTTTGTTTCGGTGTGAAAATTCTCACTTCATCGCTATAACCATTTGTTCCTCCATATCTTATCATTTTAAAATAATTTGTTGCAGATGTAAGTTTTTCAATGCCGTTAACGGTCACTCGATTAATAACCTCTACAGGAATACCTACCATATTTGCGCTATTCATATTCCTCATAGCACACAAGTATTCATCAAGATATAAATTGGTATAGTTTTGAATACACCTCCCTAATGATGGTTCATCTGTAATTTCAAAAGGATAAGTAAAAGAAGTACTAAGTAGATCACCATTGCTAGTCTTCTTTTCTATGCGCTTTGGCAAACATATGCTTATACTGTCATAATAATAATTGTAAGTTGTTGAATTAATTATTGGAATCGTACTTCCGTTATAATATTCAGTGGTAACTTTTTTTGATAGCACAAACGGATAGGTCAAGTATCTATAGGCAGATCCTGTATTGCTAACAGTATGGACTTGGAGTTTGCGGAGTAATGGATTATAACTGTCCTTCATCTCCCTAAAGAAGTACAAACATCGAACTCCGCTTGAATTTGGATTGCCTAAACGTTCCCACGTATTATCCTCACTGCATACTAAGTTTTTATTGATGTCATATTTAGAGATGTTCAATACATTTCCTCGTTCAAAGAAACGCGAGTTATAAGTCTTATACCTTAATAGTTGACTATTTAAAACATAGTCAGGGGGGATGTCGGCATATCCATTGTCATGGTTGGTATATCGTATTGTCGTATAAGTCGCCCCCCCATTTTCTGCTGTTTTTATAACAACTGCTGAATATCCAATGTATTCTTCGTTGTTATTCAGAGTTAGAGGAATCGCAGGCTCACACAATTTCTCAAAAGTATTCCCCCACAAAATTCCCGCTTTGCTTTCTTCTGGTAAATATCGAGGCAAAACGTTTAAGACACCAGAAGACGGGGCTCCATCTCCTGCTTGCATGTAATTTACCTTATAGGTATATTGTTTTTCTGAATTCGGATTGGTACTGCCTATATCAAATGTTTTGATTGACTTAATTCTTAATCCGCTAGCTTTCCCTGTAAGTGCAGACACCTGTGTTCTATCCTGTTCGTTAACAAACTTCGAGTAATCGTTAATTTCATACTCGTATTCTGTCTTTCCTCCTATTGGATAAGTTATTGCTTGTAGCATGCCAGTTTGCAGATATGCCTCATTCACTACTTTCCTTGCCTCCAAATCGTTGGCATATTGTCCGTATGCCATACCGTTATTATACCCCCAATGATCTCCAACTACCTCTAGGTATCTTGGAACTGAACTTCTGCTTTTATAGGAAAGAGAATACGTCCCCAACAGAGTTTCCGCACCATCCTTAATGCTTAGGTTATCTAAAAATAGCCGTTCGTTAGGGCTATTATTGTATGCAAAATCAAAATTCTTTATAACCCTATTATTTTCTTTTACACTTATTCGATCAAGTTTCAACCATAGTATGCGTTGATATACATCTGCAGGAAATGTTTTGCCGCTCCAGTAGGGTGCCGAACTACTATTTAGGAAAGTTGTATCAATCGCAGCCCCATCAATTTTACAAGCCCTGTATAAAGAAGTGGGGTAGGTATACTCATCGCTTTTCGATTTTGAGAAGACGATTTCATCTCTATTATTATATTTTATTGAGGATAAGTATTTAGGCCGCATAAACTGTACATCATTGCTCCAAACCAATTGATCAACGCCTCCAGAATAAGCATAATCTTGCTTGCTAATTTGAGCTACAAAAGGGCCTATTTCATAATTAAACGTAAACGAATCAAAATTATCCGCTGAGGTTACATTTTTTAGTGCCCAAGAAGTAGGAATATAGCTAGGTTCACTTGCATTCCCTGCTTTAATAGATTCATATTCTTCAAAATAAAAATGATTCCCCTTTTCGTCGTATATATCAAAAGATTGTAAATCAGAAGAAAATTTAATTTTAAAATTTTCTTCTGATTGTATTACTATTCCTCCATCATTTTCATTAATATAAAAATGGCCAGAATAGCCTAAAAAATTGAAAAAGAATTCGTCAGGCTCGTCAAAATTTTCTGCAACATACTTATAGTATTCATTGCGTTCATCTGCAGCTTTTCCCGTAAGTTCTAAGCCATAACTAGCCCAATCTGAGCGCCTCATTATCTCTTCTGATTTCCAAATATTGGGGGATGTGAAACTTCCTCTCCAAAATAAGACCTCATCTGGAAATTTGTGTACCATTCTTGTAATTATTCCTCCAGCATTTAGATTCCATCCCATACCAACCCATGATGGATGCTCATCTACCTTAACCCCATCGCTGCTGTAAACAAGACTTATGGGTACACTTATATTTTTCCCCTTAAGTACATGAATTGGAATTGATACTGGACTACGTCCAGTAAACAAACTACCACCTTCTGAATCCTGCCCATAGGAGGTTATCGTAATCAATAGATTCACTGCTAGGAGCAGTAACATTTTCACTTTTTTCATCCGAAAATAATTTGTTTTAGTAGATTGGATAGAACTCGCATGGCAACTTTCATCTAAATGTTTTGTTGTGAAAAATGCTAGTTTCATATCAGATAGTTGTTTCTTTAATTTACAAATAAAGTTTGTTGAGACTACGTATAGTGACTAAAATAGTCACTATACAGTGATTCAACCATTAAGAT
This window of the uncultured Acetobacteroides sp. genome carries:
- a CDS encoding SMI1/KNR4 family protein encodes the protein MIEKKLTQIEEGLKKMKAPVLGYFNAGIDIIKLEKVVKDHLNIEKVDDEIVSLYKWHDGTSVNDETSIKYFYFFSSFYLNSIEDVNFLYEHNLFQFIENKMFPLCSSGDGDHLAYEFGTKKIYCIQPWNPDFDTYVSIYDSLDSMLDTILHCYKKGLYYISENGLEMDFDGVWEVSQKRNPKSAFWKC
- a CDS encoding DUF6443 domain-containing protein, with product MKNIFISTIAIILFSGNVYAQQVISPTSGKNYRISQAPLDSVKTLQELQNLPAQKQGATIEYLNGLGQLEQTIGIGAIATPRGYRNMVQPHVYDAQGREYRQYLPYSTSMDAAIGGYRSGVLTEQASFYQSLYPGQTPYSEITFDGSPLSRPVSQTRLGNPNGQAAAPDPTVKDYAKYVVGANSANQIRMWKVDDDGALIPKGYYPEATLYLSENTDADGRKSRHYVDLQGRTICTIADPNGINATTQYVYDDYGMLRWVLPPKFNAESNSASMSDAAIKVTSATDLTGVNSNSYVVMGAGSLSLKPDFVGVEGFSASTIGYTQTTLDAIAFYYEYDNDGRLIKKKAPGMAPIYYAYDGRDRLVAVQDGNQRKQGQWLYYRYDELNRNIESGLLANSVTDQASMQARIDAAYKSGGYAWFDKESGVAYTTTSYPKPTTDGTLTPLCYIWYDYYPTGAPTFDRTKAYADSSSRVLGRITQVKVRTIDDIPYQTASWSTKAIYYDADGQAIQGVSDGSILGNSAKMTVSSKLGWRGQLQEVTETQTFGTITTTMLRTYSYYDNGVLKSLAASYNGGATTTLASYTYDDLGHVREKLIGNASQSQRYAYNIRGWLAQINDPNSAAGSDLFALKLAYETPEAGATAAAQYAGNISSATWQSRTSATTAAPKKTYGYTYDALNRLTASDFVGGSSGTSLEEKDITYDLNGNILTLNRTDAAGAATRYSYSYNGNQLATVTSSKSGSYTYDDNGNMITDGRKGMNFTYNTLNMISTVASGASVLRNLYDATGTRLATVNPDGSTTYYHGSMVYAKPASGAVALKYALHNEGMVTANGTYQYLLKDNQGNTRVAYTNVAGQVQVVQSTDYYPYGMPHGVMNADKNPYLYTGKELQNPYVGAQPLNLMDYGARYYDYELGRWHSMDPLAEESYGASPYCMTLGNPIGFFDLNGLKPVWNGEYGDGCRYIDDQNGKEYTWDEVCNFYDFGGDGGGAAGEVTETGGGSTISCPNGVDIVWVEGSYTHAWIRQDNWTCHQYITTGYTPGHYEFVPRQGNVTNSDISGWTASLQGGNLEGQIPTYFVHESITPEIYKNTELALSVHPEWSILTYNGGGKETQRNRYRATGKKMCSSKLYSRDEFPYASTKEGGYGAFVNCVRVEEQRIQGGALSSFYRGMKAGDIFHVVLIPDLTKHLKMAPVSEPHVFPIFVAPAMEFLELLLLL